A DNA window from Ostrea edulis chromosome 5, xbOstEdul1.1, whole genome shotgun sequence contains the following coding sequences:
- the LOC130054569 gene encoding uncharacterized protein LOC130054569, translating into MEFPLEEEGVYSFNDFVLPSPSPLGDEEEQISRPSSSKDRSVYGYERMTPKPPAYHSDATNHQIDHVKRPLSKGTRSHLMSPERSKVSCCRPQTGSDNASDTSQEIQPSLSSKMSNSRIFDSQNPSLSHIRADVNEGIDILNKPKLVNGGPHQSSERNSCSLDATKKGIWSESENKETSPISPEDRNFSENSKMEVLSKLSDETLVHNCQSNTENFDLKSSSSTSMDSFSERRVNGQEFGFLKDPTPSTINISMHAVPKKPRTTSAIYSNVVKQKPYRS; encoded by the coding sequence ATGGAATTCCCATTAGAAGAAGAAGGTGTGTACAGTTTTAACGATTTTGTATTGCCCTCGCCGTCGCCGCTGGGTGATGAGGAAGAGCAAATTTCTAGGCCTTCGTCTTCAAAGGACAGGTCTGTATATGGGTACGAGCGCATGACTCCTAAACCCCCTGCTTACCACAGTGATGCCACAAATCATCAAATAGATCACGTGAAGAGACCACTCTCCAAGGGCACACGTTCACATTTAATGTCACCCGAAAGATCCAAGGTTTCCTGCTGTCGTCCACAGACTGGATCTGACAATGCGTCTGACACAAGTCAGGAGATTCAGCCAAGTCTATCATCGAAAATGTCGAACTCCAGAATCTTCGATTCTCAAAACCCGAGTTTGAGCCACATTAGAGCAGATGTTAACGAAGGTATTGATATTCTGAACAAGCCTAAACTAGTGAATGGTGGTCCTCATCAAAGTTCAGAGAGAAATAGCTGTTCTTTGGATGCAACAAAAAAGGGCATTTGGAGTGAGAGTGAAAATAAGGAGACAAGCCCGATTTCTCCAGAGGATCGAAACTTTTCTGAAAACTCCAAAATGGAAGTCTTGTCCAAGCTGAGCGATGAGACTCTGGTTCACAACTGTCAGTCCAATACAGAAAATTTCGACTTGAAATCTTCAAGTTCAACGAGCATGGATTCCTTCAGCGAAAGACGTGTTAATGGTCAAGAGTTTGGCTTTCTAAAAGACCCTACACCATCCACCATCAATATTTCTATGCATGCTGTACCCAAAAAGCCAAGAACCACTTCTGCAATCTATAGCAATGTTGTAAAGCAAAAACCCTACCGCTCGTGA